The Microbacterium esteraromaticum genome contains the following window.
CCGCACGATCGAGGTCACCAACCACGGCTCGCGCACGCAGACGTACGAACTGTCGTACGACACCGCGCACGGTGCCGGCACCGGCGACATCGTCGCCTCGGGCATCCGCGTCGACGTTCCGTCGTCGGTCAAGGTCGGGGCAGGGAAGACGAAGAAGGTCACGGTGACCGTGGAGGTGCCCGCCGGCGTTGAGGACGGCACCTACGGGGCATTCGTCCTCGTGACCGTCCCCGACGACGACGAGCCGCTGCGCCTGCCGCTCGGCTTGCGCGTCGACGACGCCGAGATCTCGGACTTCACGATGATCAAGCCGGTGATGACGACCGTTGCCGACTCGTACGACCCCGCCGCGAAGTTCTCGCTGGGTGTGGCAACGCCGTCTCGTACGCTCGATCTCTTCCTCGTGGACGCCGACAGCGGCGCCGACATCGGCTACGTCGGCGGGATCGACCCGTCGCTGATGAAGGACGGACTGCGCTACGGACCGTTCGCCTGGTACGGCGACTACCTGCCGCTGACAGGTGACAAGGACTTCCCGATCTCGCACAAGATCGCCACGGTCGCGCCCGGGTTGCACACGCTGCGTGCTGTCGGCAGCGACGACAACGGTGCCGAGTTCTCGCGAACGGTCGACTTCTACGTCGATGTCACGGCGCCGCAGTTCACCGCCGCCTACGAGACCGACTCGGTGCACGAGTTCACTCAGGGACAGTCGAGCTTCCCGCTGACGGGTTCGCTCGTCGACGGTGACGTCGAGACGATCCGTGCGGCGGGCATCGACATCGACCAGAGCGACAACAGCATCCAGCTGTTCTCGGCCCAGATCATGCCCTACAAGTCGATCGCCCCGGCCGCTGACGGTGGCTTCTCGACGGACATCGGATTGCTGCCGAGCGCGGTGCAGTCGCACCGGTTCCTCGGCGTCGATGCGGCCGGCAACATCGGCGGACGCATCCAGACGATGTGGTTCAAGGACACGCAGGCGTACGTGCTCGGCGATGCTGACAAGACGTCGGCACGCGTCGGCGACACCGTGACGATGTCGTTCACCACGCACAATGCGAGTGACTTCGGCGAGATGCGATTCGAAGCATACTTCCAGCCCCGTGACACGACGAACATCCGTCCGGTCGCGCAGGACGCGTTCGCCGACTACGGGAGGATCGCCGGCGAGATGACCGTGACTGAGACGAGCTCGGGCGTCAGCAAGCTCAGCGTGCCGATCGTGTTCGACGGCCCGAAGGAGTACACCGGTGATGACCTTCCGCTGATCGACATGGTGTTCGAGGTGGCCGACACGGTCGCCGCCGAGACGACCGGATTCGCGACGGTCAGCACCTACGTGAAGACCACCGGCGGCGCCGGCGTGCAGATGCAGCGTGCGTTCGATCAGGTCGCGGCCGTGGCTCCGACCGGCCTTGCCAGCGGCGGATTCTTCGCCCAGGGGCTGCTGACCGATGCGGGCGCCCCCGACCGCGACCTCGACCACTCGACCGTGGGTGCCGAGGCCACGCTGACGGCATCCGACGGCACGACGCGCTCGATGACCATCGGCGCGAGCGGATCGGTTGAGGCTGGTGGCGTTCCACTGCGCGACCAGCCGTGGCGGATGACGATCACACTGCCGGGGCACTTCACGTGGTACCAGCCGCTGGCGCTGTCGACGAAGGACAGCGACGGCGGGCTCGCCGGCCGAACCGCGACCTTCACCGCCTCGATGGTCGCCGGTGATGTCAACGGCGACGACGCCGTCGACATTCTCGACGCCATCGCCATCCGCGATGCGCGGGGAACCGACGCGCGTGCCGCCGACGTCGACTTCAGTGGCACGGTGGATGCCGACGATCTCGCCTATGTCGAGATGAACTACCTCGTGCGCAACCCCACCGCCGACACGGTTCCGACTCCGAAGAGCAAGCACAAGGGCATCACGCTCGACGAGGTGCTCGCGTCGTTCGCGGACTGACTCGCGTCCTGAAGCAAGACAGCAACGGCGCCGTCGGGAACTCTCCCGGCGGCGCCGTTGCGGTGTGTTCGGTCTCGAAGAACCCGTGCGCTCAGGCGTGCAGCGCGTCGTTCAGCGTGACGCCGTGACCGGTGCGCGCCTTCGCCTCGATCGCGCCGGTGACCGAGTTGCGCCAGAACAGGACGCCGGGGCGCCCCGACAACTCGGTCGCCTTGACGGTCGGGCGCGTGCCGTCGGCGGTGCGTGGCGCGTCGCTGAGCACCACCTTCGATCCGGCAGTGACATACAGCCCCGCCTCGACCACGCTGTCGTCGCCGAGCGAGATGCCGATGCCGGCGTTGGCGCCGAGCAGGGCCCGCTCGCCGATCGACACCCGGTGGCTGCCGCCGCCCGACAGCGTGCCCATGATCGAGGCACCCGCGCCGATGTCGCTGTTCGCCCCGACGACGACGCCCTGCGAGATACGCCCCTCGACCATCGCCGGCCCGAGGGTGCCGGCGTTGAAGTTCACGAAACCCTCGTGCATCACGGTCGTCCCCGGCGACAGGTGCGCGCCCAGGCGCACGCGCGACGCGTCGGCGATGCGCACACCCTCGGGCTGCACGTAGTCGGTCAGCCGGGGGAACTTGTCGAGGCCCTGTACCTGCAGGCCGTGGCGCAGCAGCATCGGGCGCAGGCGGGCAGCGTCCTGGGGCAGCATCGGGCCGCCGTTCGTCCACGCGTTCGTCGGAAGGTGAGCGAAAATGCCTTCAAGATTGATCTCGTTCGGACGCACCAGCAGATGCGAGAGCGCGTGCAGACGCAGATACGCGTCCGGTGTAGAGGCGACCGGAGCGTCGAGATCGATCGACAGACGCACGATCTCGGTGCGCACGGCGCGGCGCTCGTCGGCTCCGGCGTACGACTCGAGTGCGGGGTCGTCGTCGGCATCCGACTCGCCGAGACCGACGCGGGCGAACCACGCGTCGAGCACGGTGTCGGGTGCGGCGGACTCCGCCGTCGTGATCGTCGCCAGACCGATGCCCCATACGCTGCTCATCCTTCTACGGTAACGCGCGCTCGCCGCGGCAGCGCGCGCGTTCGCACCGGCGGCGCGCGGTGTGCGTCGATAGGCTGGAGCGCATGGTGCTCGATCTGACCGCATCCGCCGCCGACCTCACTCGCGCGCTGTGCGACATCCCCAGCGTGTCCGGCGGTGAGAAACCGCTCGCCGACGAGATCGAGACGGCGGTATCGCGTTGCGCCCACCTCGAGGTGAGTAGGCACGGCAACACGGTCGTCGCCCGCACGAACCTCCAACGCCCGCAGCGGGTGGTCATCGCCGGCCATATCGACACCGTGCCGATCAACGGCAACGTCCCCACGCGCGACGTCGTCATCGACGGCGAGGCGTACATTCACGGGCGCGGCACGGTCGACATGAAAGCGGGAGTGGCCGTACAGCTCAAGCTCGCCGCGGAGCTCGTCGATCCCGGTGTCGACATCACGTGGATGTGGTACGACAACGAAGAGGTGGATGAGTCGCAGAACGGCCTGTTCCTGCTGTCGGCAGCGCGTCCTGACCTGTTCGCCGCCGATTTCGCCATCCTCGGCGAACCGTCGGACGGGCGGGTCGAGGGCGGGTGCAACGGCACCCTGCGCGCCATCGTGCGCACGCACGGTGTGCGCGCCCACAGCGCGCGTTCGTGGGTGGGCGAGAACGCCATCCACGGGGCCGCTCCGATTCTCGCGCGGCTGGCCGAGTACCGCGCGCGCACGATCGACGTCGACGGGCTGTCGTACCGCGAAGGGCTGAGCGCCGTCGGTATCCGCGGCGGGATCGCCGGGAACGTCATCCCCGATCTCTGCGAGGTCGAGGTCAACTACCGCTTCGCCCCGAACAAGAGCATCGACGACGCGCAAGCGCATGTACGCAGCGCTTTCGACGGATTCGAGGTGGAGTTCACGGATGCTGCCGCCGGCGCGCGTCCTGGGCTGGACGCTCCGATCGCCCAGCGCTTCCTCGCCGCCGTCGGGGGAGAGGCTCACGCCAAGTACGGCTGGACCGATGTGGCGCGCTTCTCGGCGATGGGCGTCCCCGCCGTCAACTACGGTCCCGGGGATCCTCACCTGGCCCACCACGATGAGGAGCGTGTGCCGGTCGCGCAGATCGACGACGTCGAGCGCGGGCTGCGGGCGTGGCTGAGCGGGTTCTGACCGCCGGCGGGCGCGGCGGATCGTCGGCGCTGCGCGCCTGGCAGCGGATGCCGGTGGTCGGCCGCATCGCGATCATCTATCTGTGCGCGCGACTGGTCACCACTGGCCTGCTGATGCTGGCATCGAGCCTGTCGTCATCGTCGTCGAGGTTCGGCATCCAACCCACGCTCGGCGAGTACGTGCTCGGGTGGGACGCGCAGTGGTACTGGTGGGTGGCCGAGAACGGCTACCCGTCGACGTTGCCGCTGACCCCGTCGGGTGAGGTCACCGAGAACGCCTGGGCGTTCATGCCGGTCTACGCCTATCTCGCGAAGTTCGTCGGGTTGGGTGACTGGGGCGTCGGCGCCCTGTTGATCTCGCTGACCGCTGGTTTCTTCGCCTGCCTCGCGCTGTATCGCCTGCTCCGACGACGGATCGGGGTGACGGCGGCGCTGTGGGCGGTCGCGTTCTTCGCGAACGGTCCGCTCGCGGCACTGTTCCAGGTCGGCTACGCCGAGTCGCTCTTCCTCATGCTGTTGCTGATCGCGATCGACCTGGTCTCCCGGCACCGATACGCGTGGGTGTATCTGCTGATTCCGGTCATGGGGTTCACACGCCCCGGCATCCTCGCCTTCGCGCTGTTCCTCGGGCTGCACGGCATCGCGCGCTGGGTGCGTCGCACCAGCGAGCCGCTTCCCGTGCGCGACATGGTGCATATCGTCGCGCTCGGCGCGCTGGCCACGGTCGTCGGATTCAGCTGGCAGGTGATCGCCGGTGTCGTGACCCGAGACCCGGGCGCCTACCTGAAGACCGAGCTGTCGTGGCGCCGCAACTGGTTGGAAGACCCGAACCCGCACTTCCTTCCCTTCGAGGGGTTCGTGCGCGGTGCGGAGTTCTGGGCGCAGCAGTGGGGGATGCCGGCGTGGATGGGCTGGATCCTTCTGCTCGCGCTCGTCGCGGGGGCGGCATGGATGCTGTTGCGCGCGCGGGCCGTACGACGATTGGGCATCGATATCCGGCTGTGGAGCGCCAGCTACCTGCTGTATCTGCTGGCCGTGTTCTTCCCTCAGTCGAGTACGTTCCGCCTGCTGGTTCCACTGGTGCCGCTCGCGGGAGCACTGGGCGTGCCGAAATCGCGGATCTACCGGTGGGGAGTGCTGCTGTTGTGCCTGGTTCTTCAGGCACTGTGGATCCTCGCAATGTACGGCTCAGCGCAGACGTACTGGCAGGTGCCCTAGCGTCATACCGCGATATATCGTGTGGTTACGCGCGTAGGACCCCATCCATACCGATAAAGTGGTCTCATACCACCGAGGAAAGGGAGCCACGATGGCAGCGATGAAGCCGAGGACCGGCGACGGACCGATGGAGGCCGTGAAGGAAGGGCGACTCATCATCGTGCGGGTTCCGCTTGAAGGCGGCGGCCGTCTGGTCGTCTCCGTGAACGACGATGAAGCGAAGGAGCTTCACGACGTGCTGGCTGCCGTTGTGAAAGCGGCCTGACAACAACGCACAGAAGAAGGGCGATGGAGGATTCCATCGCCCTTCTTCGCGTCTTCGCTCTTGTTCGTGTCTTCGATCTTCTTCGTGGCTGGGGGCGCGCTCCGGTATCAGTCGGCGACTCGCGCCAGCTGCAGCAGTCCTTCGCCGGTCGTCGACAGCGCGGCGATCACCGCCTGAGACTCCTGGGTCTCCTGGATGAGCGAGCGGTAGGCCGTCGTGACCGCATCGCGCTGCACAGGATCGGCGACTTTGCCTCCGGCGAGCACACGGGGGATCAGTACGAGCCCGCCGGTGCGCACCAGGCGCAGGCCGTGGGCCACATACTCGATGACGTTCTCGGGGTCGGCGTCGACGAGCACGATGTCGTAGGCGCCCTCGTTCATGCGGGGGAGCACATCAGCGGCACGACCGGTGATGAACCGCGTGCGCGACGGTGGCACCTTCGCCTCGGCGAGACACTGGCGTGCGACGCCCAGGTGCTCGGGCTCGTTGTCGATCGTGGTCAGCACCGCTTGGGGAGCGCCACGCAGCAGCCACAGGCCGGAGACACCGGCGCCGGTACCGATCTCGACGATGGAGCGGGCTCCGACCGCAGCGGCCAGCACGGCGCACTGGGCGCCGACGCCGGGACTGATCGGGGTGGCGCCGAGCTCGACGCCGTGCGCGCGGGCGCGGGCGATCGCCGACGGCTCCACGATGGTTTCGCGGGCGAATCGGGCGTTCGCGTCGTGCTCGCTCATGGTGCTTCTCCTGGAAAAACGGGTTACTGACAGCGTAGGCGCACCCGGTGGCTCAGAACGGGAGGCGCGGCGGGTAGCCTGGTGTGATGAATTGGGGCCTGGACATGGACAAGCTGCTGTTGATCGGCCTTGTCGCTGTGCTCATCATCGGCCCGGAGCGGCTGCCGAAGGCCGCCGAGGCGTTCTCGAAGTTCGTGCGGCGCGCGGGCGAGTATCTGCGTGACACCCGCAGCAAGATGCGCGACGAGCTGGGGCCCGAGATCGACGAGGTCGACTGGCGCAAGCTCGATCCGCGGCAGTACGACCCGCGCAGGATCATCCGCGATGCGCTGATCGAAGAGCCCGACTTCGAGCAGAAGCCGTCACCGGCGGCGACCCCGGCCACGAGCAATCCCTTTACGAGCGACCCCACGGCGCCGGCGCGTCCGCCGATGACACGCACCGCGTTCTCACGAGCAACGCCGCCCCCGTTCGACGCCGAAGCCACCTGATCCGACCGGTGCGCGCGTCGGCCGGCCGGCTCAGTTCAGAGTCAGAGGCAATGGGCGACCGGCAAGACCGCGACCGTTGCGTGCGATGTCACGGGCGAGGGAGCTGATGGCCTGCGCGGCCACGTCGTCGGGCTGATCAAGGACGACGGGAACGCCCACGTCGCCCCCGTGCCGCAGCGTCGGGCTGAGCGGGATGGATGCCAGGAGCGGAACATCCGCGGCATCCGCATCTGCGCTGAGCGCGGCAGCGACCTGCGCGCCGCCGCCCGCACCGAACAGATCGAGCACGGTGCCGTCGGGGAGGGTGAATCCCGACATGTTCTCGACGACGCCGATCACGCGCTGGCCCGTCTGGCGGGCGACCAGTCCCGAGCGGATCGCGACGTCGGACGCAGCCGGCTGCGGTGTTGTGACGACCAGAACCTCGGCGTGCGGCAGAAGCTGCCCGATCGAGATGGCGACGTCGCCCGTCCCCGGGGGCATATCGATCAGCAGCACATCGAGGTCGCCGAAGAACACGTCGGTGAGGAACTGCTGCACGGTGCGGTGCAGCATCGGCCCGCGCCATGCGACGGCCCCCTCGCCTTCGCGCAGGAACATACCGATTGAGACGGTCTTCACATCGTGCGCCACCGGCGGGAGCATCAGATCGTCGATGCGCGTCGGCTGCGTGCCCGGTGCGATGCCCAGCAAGCCCGGGATGGAGAAGCCGTGCACGTCCGCATCCACCAGTCCCACGCGCAACCCCTGCCGGGCGAGCGAGACGGCGAGGTTGGCGGTGAGGGTCGACTTGCCGACGCCGCCCTTTCCGCTGGAGACGAGGATCACTCGGGTCAGTGAGTCGGGACCGAACGGCATCTGCCGGGCCGGGCGGCCCTCGCGGAGCTTCTCGGTCAGCGCACGGCGCTCGTCAGGTGTCATGACACCGACCTCGACCGTGACCTGGGCGATGCCCGCAACGGACGCTGCCGCATCGTGCACGTCTTTCTCGATGCGCGCGGCGGCAGGGCATCCCACGATGGTGAGCACGATGCCCACGCGTGCGGTCTCGCCTTCGACGGTGATGTCGCGCACCATGTCGAGGTCGCCGATCGGGCGGCGCAGCTCGGGGTCGCTGACGGCGGCGACGGCGGTGCGCACGCGGTCAGCGAGCGTCATCTGTCTTCTCCTCGTCCTGCAGTTCGGCCAGCATGGCCTTCAGCTCGTGTCTCAGCACGTCGCGGGTCACCGTCTGCGAGCTGCGCTCCTCGAGGGCGAGTCGCAGGGCCACGATCTCGCGGGCCAGGTACTCGGTGTCGGCGAGGTTGCGCTCGGCGCGTTGCCGATCCTGTTCGATCTGCACGCGGTCGCGGTCATCCTGCCGGTTCTGCGCGAGCAGGATCAGCGGCGCCGCATACGAGGCCTGCAAGGACAGCATGAGGGTGAGCGCTGTGAAGCCCAGCGCCGCGTCGTCGAAGCGCACGGGCTCGGGCATGACCGTGTTCCATGTGATCCACGCCGCGCAGAACAGCGTGAGGATGACCAGGAACGCCGGGGTACCCATGGCGCGGGCGACCCACTCGGTGAACCGGCCGAACCTGTCACGCGATGGGGCGGGCATGCGCCCGGTGGAGCGGCCGCCGGAGCGGTTGCGGGGCGTGTCCAGGCGAGGGGAGCGGGCCATCATCAGGCACCGCCCTTGGGAGACTCGGACGGGTGCGCGGCGGTACGCCAGTCGTCGGGCAGCAGGTAGTCGAGTACGTCGTCGACGCTGATGGCGCCGACTAGGCGGTGGGCGCCGTCGATGACCGGCAAGGACACCAGGTCGTAGCTGGCGAGCATGCGGGCGACCTCTTCGGCCGAGGCTCCCACCGATACCGGTTCGAGGCTGTCGTCGAGGATTGCGCCGAGGCGCTCATGCGGTGGGTAGCGCAGCATCCGTTGGAAGTGCACGACCCCCAGCAGGCGTCCGGTCGGGGTCTCGAACGGCGGCAGGGTGACGAACACGGCCGCCGCGAGGGCGGGGTGCAGCTCATGCCGGCGGATGAGCGCGAGCGCTTCGGCGACGGTTGCATCGGCCGACAGGATGATCGGCTCGGTCGTCATCAGCCCGCCGGCGGTATCGGGCCCGTATCGCAGCAGTGTGCGCACGTCAGCGGCCTCTTCGGGTTCCATCAGCGCGAGGAGGTGCTCGAGGCGTTCCGGGGGCAGCTGCGCGAGAAGGTCGGCCGCGTCGTCGGGCTCCATCTCATCGAGCACGTCAGCGGCACGCTCGTCGCCGAGCCGGTCGATGATGCCGACCTGGTCGTCTTCGGGCATCTCTTCCAGCGCGTCGGCGAGGCGCTCGTCGGGAAGCTCACCGACGACCTCGATGCGCCGCTGCTGGGGCAGGTCGAGCAACGAGGTGGCGAGGTCAGCGGCGTGCATCTCGGAGTACGAGGCGACGAGCTGCTCGGCGGACTGGCTCTCGCCGGGCATCCGCAGTTCCGCGACCTCGTTCCACGCGGCGAACGCGGTGGGGCCCTTCGCGAACGGCGACGGGTTCGTCTTCGGTTTGCGCAGGAACAGTTGCGTGATCGCCCACTCGCCGTGGCGGTCCTGCTCGATCGCGGCGTCCTCGACGGTCGCTGTTTCTGAGCCGTCGATGAGGCGCACGCGCCGGCCGAGGAACTCGGCGAGCACGCGCACCTCGCCGTGCCGGGGCTGGAAGCGGCGCACGTTGATCAGACCGGTGCTGATG
Protein-coding sequences here:
- a CDS encoding DUF3117 domain-containing protein, with the translated sequence MAAMKPRTGDGPMEAVKEGRLIIVRVPLEGGGRLVVSVNDDEAKELHDVLAAVVKAA
- the dapE gene encoding succinyl-diaminopimelate desuccinylase, whose translation is MVLDLTASAADLTRALCDIPSVSGGEKPLADEIETAVSRCAHLEVSRHGNTVVARTNLQRPQRVVIAGHIDTVPINGNVPTRDVVIDGEAYIHGRGTVDMKAGVAVQLKLAAELVDPGVDITWMWYDNEEVDESQNGLFLLSAARPDLFAADFAILGEPSDGRVEGGCNGTLRAIVRTHGVRAHSARSWVGENAIHGAAPILARLAEYRARTIDVDGLSYREGLSAVGIRGGIAGNVIPDLCEVEVNYRFAPNKSIDDAQAHVRSAFDGFEVEFTDAAAGARPGLDAPIAQRFLAAVGGEAHAKYGWTDVARFSAMGVPAVNYGPGDPHLAHHDEERVPVAQIDDVERGLRAWLSGF
- a CDS encoding DUF1003 domain-containing protein, translated to MARSPRLDTPRNRSGGRSTGRMPAPSRDRFGRFTEWVARAMGTPAFLVILTLFCAAWITWNTVMPEPVRFDDAALGFTALTLMLSLQASYAAPLILLAQNRQDDRDRVQIEQDRQRAERNLADTEYLAREIVALRLALEERSSQTVTRDVLRHELKAMLAELQDEEKTDDAR
- a CDS encoding magnesium transporter — its product is MSTQRVFVARLAGCAVFDPAGDRVGKVRDVVVVYRSTAAPRVIGLVIEIPGRRQVFLSIGRVTSIRAGQVISTGLINVRRFQPRHGEVRVLAEFLGRRVRLIDGSETATVEDAAIEQDRHGEWAITQLFLRKPKTNPSPFAKGPTAFAAWNEVAELRMPGESQSAEQLVASYSEMHAADLATSLLDLPQQRRIEVVGELPDERLADALEEMPEDDQVGIIDRLGDERAADVLDEMEPDDAADLLAQLPPERLEHLLALMEPEEAADVRTLLRYGPDTAGGLMTTEPIILSADATVAEALALIRRHELHPALAAAVFVTLPPFETPTGRLLGVVHFQRMLRYPPHERLGAILDDSLEPVSVGASAEEVARMLASYDLVSLPVIDGAHRLVGAISVDDVLDYLLPDDWRTAAHPSESPKGGA
- a CDS encoding Mrp/NBP35 family ATP-binding protein, which gives rise to MTLADRVRTAVAAVSDPELRRPIGDLDMVRDITVEGETARVGIVLTIVGCPAAARIEKDVHDAAASVAGIAQVTVEVGVMTPDERRALTEKLREGRPARQMPFGPDSLTRVILVSSGKGGVGKSTLTANLAVSLARQGLRVGLVDADVHGFSIPGLLGIAPGTQPTRIDDLMLPPVAHDVKTVSIGMFLREGEGAVAWRGPMLHRTVQQFLTDVFFGDLDVLLIDMPPGTGDVAISIGQLLPHAEVLVVTTPQPAASDVAIRSGLVARQTGQRVIGVVENMSGFTLPDGTVLDLFGAGGGAQVAAALSADADAADVPLLASIPLSPTLRHGGDVGVPVVLDQPDDVAAQAISSLARDIARNGRGLAGRPLPLTLN
- a CDS encoding twin-arginine translocase TatA/TatE family subunit is translated as MNWGLDMDKLLLIGLVAVLIIGPERLPKAAEAFSKFVRRAGEYLRDTRSKMRDELGPEIDEVDWRKLDPRQYDPRRIIRDALIEEPDFEQKPSPAATPATSNPFTSDPTAPARPPMTRTAFSRATPPPFDAEAT
- a CDS encoding O-methyltransferase; translation: MSEHDANARFARETIVEPSAIARARAHGVELGATPISPGVGAQCAVLAAAVGARSIVEIGTGAGVSGLWLLRGAPQAVLTTIDNEPEHLGVARQCLAEAKVPPSRTRFITGRAADVLPRMNEGAYDIVLVDADPENVIEYVAHGLRLVRTGGLVLIPRVLAGGKVADPVQRDAVTTAYRSLIQETQESQAVIAALSTTGEGLLQLARVAD
- a CDS encoding DapH/DapD/GlmU-related protein, whose protein sequence is MSSVWGIGLATITTAESAAPDTVLDAWFARVGLGESDADDDPALESYAGADERRAVRTEIVRLSIDLDAPVASTPDAYLRLHALSHLLVRPNEINLEGIFAHLPTNAWTNGGPMLPQDAARLRPMLLRHGLQVQGLDKFPRLTDYVQPEGVRIADASRVRLGAHLSPGTTVMHEGFVNFNAGTLGPAMVEGRISQGVVVGANSDIGAGASIMGTLSGGGSHRVSIGERALLGANAGIGISLGDDSVVEAGLYVTAGSKVVLSDAPRTADGTRPTVKATELSGRPGVLFWRNSVTGAIEAKARTGHGVTLNDALHA